The nucleotide sequence AATCGCCGATCAGTCGCGCACCATTCGTCTTCCCGTTCATCTTTACGAAACAATTTCTCGAATTAAGAAAACCACCAAATTACTTTCCCAAGAAATGGGTCGCAAGCCCACGGAAGAGGAAATCGCCACTCGCATGGAGATGACCATTGAGAAATTGCGGTTTATTGCCAAGTCCGCGCAGTTGCCAATTTCTCTGGAAACTCCTATCGGGAAAGAAGAAGACTCTCGCTTGGGAGATTTTATTGAATCTGACGGAGAAACCCCGGAAGATCAAGTTGCTAAAAATCTACTCCGGGAAGACCTTGAAAGTGTCCTCGACACCCTCAGCCCTCGCGAACGTGATGTTTTGCGTTTGCGCTATGGCTTGGATGATGGGCGCATGAAGACGTTGGAAGAAATCGGTCAAATATTTAACGTCACACGCGAACGAATTCGGCAGATCGAGGCAAAAGCATTGCGGAAGTTGCGCCACCCCAATCGCAATAGCATTCTCAAAGAATATATTCGCTAGTATCGCTAATGGTTAATCGCTGAATAATTAGTGATTAGTCATTAGTAAATTAAAAAAAAACTGGGCGTTCCCTTTGGAATTCCCAGTTACTTTTTTTTGGAGATTGTAGAGATTGATAAACTGAGTGTGGGCTACATCGGCACTCTTAGCGCATAGGATTTTTCGGCCTTACAAGAGATGAATGCAATTTGATATTACGAGGTTTTGAAGAATTAGATTAAGCCCCAGAAGTGAAGCAAACCTTTTCCCGTTACCAATTCCAGAATCATTGCGCCGGCAAAGCCAATCATTGCCAGACGACCGTTCCAGTTCTCGGCACCGGGGGTGAAGCCAAAGCGCCAAGCGTTGCGATTTTCTTTTTCCATGAAGATGAATGAGCTTTAGCTACATTTTTTTAAGTTGTGTAAATAAATGTAACAAATAATCTTTGTAGGTGCAAGAAGCAGCCGATTCTAATGACTGTGAGAAAACTTCACTGCTAGACAAAAAAAACTGATTGAACGCAGCTAAGGCAAGATCGCAATGCCTGTTTCTGGGTCAAATAAATGAATTTTGTCCGGTGCAATCGCCAGCCAAAGTTGCTCACCGGCATTTACAAGACGATCTGGCTCAATTCGCACCTGTAGCATTGAGGGATTGCCGGCATTCTCAATGGGACTAACATGAAGTTGCGTTTCCGCGCCGAGGGATTCCACAAGATCAACTTGAACTTGGATATTTCTCAGCGCTGGCAGACTAATGTTTAAGTGTTCTGGGCGGATGCCTAAAATCAGTGATTGGCCCTTATATTTTTCCAAAGCCGGTGCCCAAGTGTCTGGCAGCGTGAGGCGGAATTGGTTCTGGTAGAGCAACAGGGGTGCTTGAAACTGCACCGGCAAAAAGTTCATCGGGGGTGAGCCAATGAAGCCGGCAACAAAGCGATTTACAGGCCGGTTGTAGAGTTCCAGTGGTTTTGCCACCTGCTGAATTTGGCCGGCATACATAACCGCAATGCGATCACCCATTGTCATCGCTTCAGTTTGGTCGTGAGTGACGTAAATCGTGGTTGTTCCTAGCTGGCGTTGTAGTTTGACGATTTGAGCGCGGGTTTCAGCACGAAGTTTCGCGTCTAGGTTCGATAGGGGTTCATCCATCAAGAAGACTTGGGGGTTACGGGCGATTGCCCGTCCAAGGGCAACTCGCTGCTTTTGCCCCCCAGATAGCTGCTTCGGCAGCCGATCAAGGAGTGATTCAATTTGCAATAGCTGGGCAACCCTTTCCACCTGTGTGTCAACCGCTTTCTCTTGCGCTGAGAGGTAGCGCAGATTTTTCGGCAAGGATCGCGTCATGCCGGCGAACATTTTTTCAGCAGATTTACCGATTGATAACGAGTCATTTTCCCCATTGCCAAATTTGGTGCGCCGCAGCCCAAAGGCAATATTGTCATAAACTGTCATGTGGGGATAAAGGGCGTAATTCTGGAACACCATCGCAATGTCTCGCTCTTTCGGGGGCAATTCATTGACGAGGCGATCACCGATTTGAATCTCGCCGCCGGTGATTTCTTCTAAACCGGCGATTAAGCGCAGTAGGGTACTTTTCCCGCAACCCGACGGCCCAACCAGTACCATAAATTGGCCATCTGGCACTTCTAAATTGATGTCCCGCAAGATGGACTTGTTTTCGCCTTTGCGACCGGGAAAACTTTTGTAAACACTTTTGATAACAACTTTTGCCACGGCGGTCAATATCTAATACATCTGGAAAGTTGAGGGAGATTCGATCTCTTCACCCGATATTTCTAAAATATATGAGAAGTCACAAAATTAGGAAATTTAATAATGAGGGCAAAAAGGTTAGCCGGCTTCGTGATCTCGATACTCGCGCTTATAACTTTAGCAGGCTGTAGGACGAAAGACACGATCCCTGCTCAACAAGTTGTTACACTTGCCGGTTGGCAAAGCAATCTCAGCGAACAGCGGCTTCTCAAACAGCTTATTCAGAAATTTGAAGAAAAATATCCTCATATTAAAGTTAAATATGAAGTGATTAACAGTGAGTATATGTCTGTTATTTACACCCGCTTAGCCGGGGGAACTGCGCCAGATGTATTTTATTTAGAGGCATTTGAAGCCCCTAGATTGATGAAGGAGGGGGCATTAGAATCTCTAAACGCTTATGTAACCACAGATTTTAATATTGCTGATTTTGAGAAACGGTTACTAGATGCTTTTAGAAATGACGGTGAAATATATGGCATTCCGAAGGATTTTTCTACTTTAGCTCTTTTTTATAACAAACAAGCTTTTAAAGAAGCCGGTATTTCCCAACCCCCTAGAAATTGGGAGGAGTTGATTAGATATTCCCAAAAACTGACGGCTGATAAAAATAAAGATGGCAAAATTGATCGCTACGGTTTTGGAGTTTCTCCAGAATTGGCGCGACAATATTTTATGATTAAAGCTTGTGGAGGAGAGTTAACGGATCAAGCGGGTAAAGCGGCTTTTGCAACACCAGTCGGGTTAAAAGGTCTGCAATTTGTGATTGATCAGTATCGAAAAGATCAGTCTTCCGCACAACCTTCAGATGTTGGAGCAAGTTGGGGCGCTGAAATGCTTGGCGCTGGAAAAGCGGCGATGGTTATTGAAGGATTGTGGGCAATTCCTAATTTAAAGGATACGTTTCCAAGGCTAAATTATGCAGTAGTGGAGGTGCCGGCAGTTTGTGGTAAAAAAGGCACAATGGCTTTTACGGTTGCTTATGCAATGAATAAAGATGCGAAGAATAAACCGGCTGCTTGGGAGTTAATTGCTTTTTTAACCGGCACAGAAGCGATGAAAATATCAACAAGTACAGGATTCGCCTTACCTAGCCGCCAATCTGTTATGCAAACGTTTAAACAAAATCCCCAATATATTCCGTTTACTACAGGTGCCGGTTATGCAACCGTTTGGCAAGGAGGTGAGAGGCTTAGCAAAATTGTTACCAGTTTTAATAATCAATTTATCAGTGCGATGATTGGGCAACAATCTTTGTCGGAAGCCATGCAAAAATCTCAAGAAACAGCCAACAAAGATTGTATGACTCCCTAAATTAGCAGAGAAATAGACTTATGTTTAATTTAAAAACGTTAAGCAAAAATAAAACTATAAGAGAAAGTTTCTCTGCTTATTTATTTATGACTCCTACAATCCTAATTTTAGGAGTATTTTTAGTCCTTCCAATTATTTTTGCTGTATTTTTAGCTTTTCATAAAGTAAAAATTTTAGGTGAACTAAATTTTAAATGGATTAACGGACAAAATTTTCTGTGTCTTGTTAATGATGAGCGAGTTTGGATTGCGCTAAAAAACACGGCTGAGTATGTGGCGATAGTGGTGCCGGTTCAAACAATATTAGCGCTTGCTTTAGCGACAATTTTAAATGCTCAAATTAAAGGAAAAAACTGGTTTAGGATTATTTTCTTTCTCCCAACCGTTACATCTTCAGCAGTTTTAACCTTAATTTTTATGTGGATGTTAAATTCTAACGGCTCAATTAACACGCTGTTAGGATTTATCGGGTTGCCGGCTTACAATTGGATAGGCGATCCAGATGTAGCGCTGAAAGCCATTATGCTGATGAATATTTGGTCAACTGCGCCATTTTACATGGTGATCTATTTAGCGGCGATGCAAGATATCCCTGAAAGTTTATATGAAGCAGCAACGCTTGATGGCGCGACAACCTGGGAAAAATTTTTATATATTACCTTGCCGTTTTTAAAACCGGTGACTTTTTTTATTATTGTGATCGGAATTATTGGCACATTTCAACTCTTTGATCAATCTTATATCTTTTCTGCCGGCTCAGGTGGCCCTAATAACGCTACTCTAACGCTTGTGCTTTTAATTTATCAGTATGCTTTTAAAAATTTAGAAATGGGTTATGCTGCTGCCCTCGCTTTAATGTTAGCCTCAGTTATTATGATGGCAACCGTTATTCAACGCAGTTTGTATAGAGAAGAACAATTGAAGTAGGGGGTGAAAAGCAGTGAATCGTTTTTATTGGTCAAAAGCAATCTTATACGCAAGCTTAATTTTTTATGCAATTATAACGATACTGCCCTTTATATGGGCGCTTTCTGCTTCTTTCAAACCCCTGGAAGAGATTTTAACCGGCGGTTTAAGTTTTATCCCCAAACAACCCACACTTGATAACTACAAACAGATTTTTATTGAACAACCGATCTTTCTGCGGTGGTTTTTAAATAGTTTAATTGTCGCTATTTGCGTCACCGCTTTCAATCTATTATTTAACTCAATGGCTGGTTACGCTCTTGCACGACTTCAGTTTCCCGGCCAAAATTTATGGTTTTTCTTGATTTTAGCAGTTTTAATGGTTCCCGGCCAAGTTACTTTAATTCCCAGTTATTTAATTTTAAAAACTTTGGGATGGTTGAATTCTTATCAAGGTTTAATTGTCCCTAGCGC is from Microcoleus sp. FACHB-672 and encodes:
- a CDS encoding chlorophyll a/b-binding protein produces the protein MEKENRNAWRFGFTPGAENWNGRLAMIGFAGAMILELVTGKGLLHFWGLI
- a CDS encoding ABC transporter ATP-binding protein; the encoded protein is MAKVVIKSVYKSFPGRKGENKSILRDINLEVPDGQFMVLVGPSGCGKSTLLRLIAGLEEITGGEIQIGDRLVNELPPKERDIAMVFQNYALYPHMTVYDNIAFGLRRTKFGNGENDSLSIGKSAEKMFAGMTRSLPKNLRYLSAQEKAVDTQVERVAQLLQIESLLDRLPKQLSGGQKQRVALGRAIARNPQVFLMDEPLSNLDAKLRAETRAQIVKLQRQLGTTTIYVTHDQTEAMTMGDRIAVMYAGQIQQVAKPLELYNRPVNRFVAGFIGSPPMNFLPVQFQAPLLLYQNQFRLTLPDTWAPALEKYKGQSLILGIRPEHLNISLPALRNIQVQVDLVESLGAETQLHVSPIENAGNPSMLQVRIEPDRLVNAGEQLWLAIAPDKIHLFDPETGIAILP
- a CDS encoding ABC transporter substrate-binding protein, whose protein sequence is MRAKRLAGFVISILALITLAGCRTKDTIPAQQVVTLAGWQSNLSEQRLLKQLIQKFEEKYPHIKVKYEVINSEYMSVIYTRLAGGTAPDVFYLEAFEAPRLMKEGALESLNAYVTTDFNIADFEKRLLDAFRNDGEIYGIPKDFSTLALFYNKQAFKEAGISQPPRNWEELIRYSQKLTADKNKDGKIDRYGFGVSPELARQYFMIKACGGELTDQAGKAAFATPVGLKGLQFVIDQYRKDQSSAQPSDVGASWGAEMLGAGKAAMVIEGLWAIPNLKDTFPRLNYAVVEVPAVCGKKGTMAFTVAYAMNKDAKNKPAAWELIAFLTGTEAMKISTSTGFALPSRQSVMQTFKQNPQYIPFTTGAGYATVWQGGERLSKIVTSFNNQFISAMIGQQSLSEAMQKSQETANKDCMTP
- a CDS encoding carbohydrate ABC transporter permease, which produces MFNLKTLSKNKTIRESFSAYLFMTPTILILGVFLVLPIIFAVFLAFHKVKILGELNFKWINGQNFLCLVNDERVWIALKNTAEYVAIVVPVQTILALALATILNAQIKGKNWFRIIFFLPTVTSSAVLTLIFMWMLNSNGSINTLLGFIGLPAYNWIGDPDVALKAIMLMNIWSTAPFYMVIYLAAMQDIPESLYEAATLDGATTWEKFLYITLPFLKPVTFFIIVIGIIGTFQLFDQSYIFSAGSGGPNNATLTLVLLIYQYAFKNLEMGYAAALALMLASVIMMATVIQRSLYREEQLK
- a CDS encoding carbohydrate ABC transporter permease, with amino-acid sequence MNRFYWSKAILYASLIFYAIITILPFIWALSASFKPLEEILTGGLSFIPKQPTLDNYKQIFIEQPIFLRWFLNSLIVAICVTAFNLLFNSMAGYALARLQFPGQNLWFFLILAVLMVPGQVTLIPSYLILKTLGWLNSYQGLIVPSAVNATFIFMMRQFFVSFPRELEEAATLDGLGRLETFFKIVLPLAKPALAAQTIFVFMGSWNNFLMPLVILSDQELFTLPLGLNAFKGQYVTYWNYLMAASMIFTLPALVIYAFFNRYFIQGVTFTGGK